The Pungitius pungitius chromosome 14, fPunPun2.1, whole genome shotgun sequence genome contains the following window.
GTTGTAAATCGATGCCGGCGCTCTCGTCAGAGTCGAATATAGCCTCTCGGTGCTCGGACACTCAGCCGCTCGCTCGGCCCCGAATGTCCCGACTCAGCAAAGAGCCCGATTCCATTTAGGAACCTGACGTCTCGTCAATTAAtggggtttaaaaaaatatataattgtattacTTATTTTGCACAAGTTCtgccacttttattttttttacagattaaaGTTTATATCCTTTCATTTTTCatctaaaatacaaaaagctTATTTAAAACATTATCGGGGTGCATTGACTTCATGATTCACTTCCATTTAGTTCCCCGTAAGAGACTTAGAAATGGTAAATGCGGGCAAAGGTGGCAAAgacatccaaaaaaaaagacactggaTCTTacatctcccacaatgcaacacggTCTGCCATTACAACCTCCACGCCCGAAAAACAGTCACAGCCTTAAAACTCCAAGAACtccaagaaagaagaagagtttGTTACAAATTAATGTTCTGCGCAGATGACATCACTATGGCGAGAAGTTCATTTCGttatttgtcaaattaaaaacactaaaaacactGTCAAAACCTTTTATTCAAAAGAGAATTTTCTATTAATCTGTTGTGTTTAAACGTTTTCTACGACGCTCGGCTCGCTgtggaaagcaaaaaaaaacgtcttaaATGGGAGTACAACCTTCTTTTAGGTTCCAGCTTTAAACGCATTTTTCTTATATTAAACTGTCGCCACGAACAAGACACCCGATGACGTCACGTgggacttttaaaaaaatggttctcttttttgtgatatttgtacctaaaaaaataatccatgaggtaaaaatgaaaaatttgaAAAAGCAGTAATGAAAAATTATTTTAGGACTCATTCATCACTCATTTGGCGTCAACGACAGATGTAACAAACCCCTGATGACGTAGCATCGTCATGCttgtatattttaatgtttcttttgtagTGATTAAAaaccctgtaaaaaaaaacacaaccactgGTTGGCCGGCCGGACCCGTGCGCGACACCGCGGTGACACGGGAGCGCAGCGGGCCGGTGGGAGGACCTGCAGGAGGACCGGCCATTGGACACGCACAACGTGTCTCCACAGCACAGCTAGCTTAGCGTATTATCGTGTGTTCTATTCGCAGAGTCAGCACCGACGTGGGGCCGAATCCGGGCCCCCGGGTCTGTTCtcgcttcccccctccccctcccgctgtgggtcaccggggggggggggattacggaGTGAGAGCCAGGCTGCTGGGAGAAGTTTCAGGTAGAACGAAGTAGCAGCGGGCAACACGTGGTGGTGCAGGTGGGGGGATGGTGCACGTACAACACACGCCTGACATTCAAGTTAAAAGcacgttctcccccccccctccttaacaacaacaaaaagaaaagaaatgagcaCTAAAGTGAGGAGTGACAGCGGATTAAAAAGTGGTTTCAAGCGCAGAGGCGCTGCAACCACAAAAAAGCTACCCAGCATGCTCGCACCGCAGCTCCTTCATCGGTTTATAGTCATTACGTTTTTTAAAAGCCCGACCGCTCACCTTTCTCCTGCGGcccggggctgctgctgctgatggtggtggtggtggtggtggtgcccCCCGGCACCCTGCCCGTCGTCCTCTTCGTCCACGGGTTGACTTTCGGCGGAGGAGCCTCGACCACTTGCCGCTTCACCACCTCCGCGGCCGGGGACGCGTCGGCGGCGTTGCCGCTCTGGTCGTTCTCCTTGTCGTTCTCCTTGCGGTTCTTGTGCGTGTCCGCCGGGCTCTTCGACTCCTCGGAGCCGCGGTGGTGGTGGTCGTCCTGCCTGTCGGAGCCCCTCTGTGGCTTCTCTTCGGGATCGCGAGGCCCGTCAGACTTGTTTTGGTTCTTCGGCTGCTCCTCCGCTGTCAAACCCGAGCCGAGCTGACTCCGCTCGACCTCAGTGGACATCCTGCTAGTTTCCTAACAGCGAGCGGTGTTAAATCCAGTGTGAATACTTAGTCCTGGCTCTATTATCCACGGAGAAAAAGTCGCGAATAgctctgggggtgggggggtttcgaggggggggggaagagaccaAAGCCACAAACTCGGGGTAAACAACTTTTGGGCTGGACCTCGCTAGCCCAGCTAGCCACGTAGCTTCGGAAGCTAACtgttagccagctagctagcgACCATGCACAAGATAAAACGTTGTTGTTATCCGGCCGGATCGATCGCTTCACGTCGACAAGTAGTTACCTCAGGGTCCGCAGTCGGTCACCGTGTACACGTCGCACGCACAGCTGGTTCTCCCGCGACTTTTCTGTCACTTTCCGATAAAAAACCAAACTACCGCAGGGACCACCTCGCTGTCTGTCTCTGGTCTTACTCCACGCTACCAGCTACGGGATCGTGTAGCCAGCTGCTCGCGTGCCTGTAAACAGTCTCTGCCGCCCCCAGCGGCCACGCGGCGGTACTGCAGCGCACATGCTTCAATGCGAGCACAAAGCTGCATTGGATGATGTTTAGGTAttccttttttactttaagtatcAATACCACAGTGTGGCACTATTACTCATGGTAAAGTGCAGATGTACAGCAACAAGAGGTACTATCAAAAGTAGAAGTATTTATAAAGCAGAGTACCTTGTAAGTGGTAGTGGAGAAAATAGGTACCTGGGTTTCTACTTTATTAAAAGTTGCAGTACTACTCATAGTAAAGTGCAGATGTACAGCAACAAGATATACTATCAAAAGTAGAAGTATTTATAAAGCAGAGTACCTTGTAAGCGGTGGTGGAGAAAATAGGTACCTGGGTTTCTACTTTAGTGAAAGTTGCAGTACTACAGTTTAAAAACACTCAGTTGCAAGTGAAACTCATGCACTCAAAATATAACTAATACAGAAGTATAAGCAACGAAAGTAACACATGAAAAAATACTCATGAAGAAGTAATGGAAGAGTTATAGGTACTCAGATATTTTATCCTAAGTATCAACTACAAATATCAACTCCACCCGTTATCTGCTGGTGGAGAGAAGCTGCGTGATTCAAGTATTTAGTTTGTCAGCAGGGAAGAGGTGtttactttatactgtactgtAAGCATTCTATATTCTATCTCTACTTTCTAAAGTACATCCTGCATAAACTGGAACGAAACATATCCATCAGGCCTTTAAGTTATTTAGATAACAAAACATGTTatcaattaattcattaataaaaaGGTATCACCATAAAGTAGTTATTTTACTGTCAACAGTGTATTGGTGCACACATTTTAACATCTTGTTTAAACACAAATGTTGGAATAAAACCAAGATTTGTCGTGTTAGGGAGAAGTTTTATTGGTGTTTGAATAACCTTCCAGGAACATTGATATCTTTAACCTTTGTAGTCATCAGTGGAACCAGAGCAGTCGTAAACTAGCGATACTCCTTTTTTAATAATCATCTTTTACTCTTCAAACATGTGGATAGTTTTAAACACTACTTTGTGTTAATATTTAAGATTAAACCATGCACATTTGAATTGAGAATTATTAActtatttgtttgttatttgtcAAAAGAGAATTTTTAGAAGTTTACTTACTAGTTTTTTTCACagagctttctttttctttaattattaatgATAATAGTTTGAGGCAAACGTTAAAAGTTCAACAGGACAATTTTAAACGTGAAGTAGTTATTTAAGTAATACTATTATTCTGTGTGCTATCCTAAATACTGAGAAATGATGACTTGGgatctttatttttgtatgacTGAGGCGACCACGGGCCTCTATAAATGATGATTTATCATGAGCCAGGAAGGTAAACTGCGGGGGTCATGACGTCACGAGCGGGGTCACGAGCGGGGTCACGAGCGAGTTgacctcaggtgtgtgtgtttcttcttcagttCTTCAGGTCAGTTCCTGCTGAAGGTAAACAAATGGATTCAGCGGCGGTTCGcagtaaaaacatgaaagatGTGAGCGAATTGAAGCGAGTAAAATGTCCGGACACAAGAGGAAATATAACGTACGCTTCCCTCCGGTGAGTGTAAACTTTATTTGAGTGTGTTTTCGCGGGTCAAAAGTCAGGAAATGACTCGAGCTAACGGTTAGCTGCGTTCACCTAGCACGGACCGCTGCGTTCAGGGACCGTCGTACATCTGGGTGATGGTTGTTAACACTTCGTCTGTCATCCGTGGTTTTTCAACATACCCGGGTTAAACTCGGGATATATTCACCACCGAGAGGATTAGTCGCcattaaggttaattcccaagATTCAATTGGCACTATTAAAATGGCAAAATGCTCTATAGGTTAGACATATTTagatttggttttgtttgggtaaaacaaaatggcaaattgaagcagttaaaaacaaatgaaattccACACACGAATAAGAaggtaaaagtaaaacaataagAAATTATGATAAACTCCTGGATCGGTATGAAGAGCAGTAACGTACAATTGTAACAAActgatgttttttctcttctcatttTGTCTGTTGATTCTTCTAAATTAATGTATTATATGTAAACGTAGATAGGGGTacatttattaatgaattaatgacaaATCTACCATTTAGTGAAATGGCCATCAAAAGTTCAACCAACATCTATGTTATAATTCTAATCAATtagaattgttgttttttttaaatatatttgggaCGCTAGTTTACGAGCAGCCTTTGAATGCAACGGTTAAACTTAAAGTTATGGGACGTGTCTGAGAATGGTGTcatctctgttttgtttttttgctcccAGAGTCGCATCAGAAAGATCATGCAGAAGGATCCCGAGGTGGGGAGGATCGCCACGGCGGTTCCTGTGATCATCTGTATCCTTACCCgctgcactctctctctgtgtgtgtgtgtgtgtgtgtgtgtgtgtgtgtgtgtgtgtgtgtgtgtgtgtgtgtgtgtgtgtgtgtgtgtgtgtgtgtgtgtgtgtgtgtgtgtgtgtgtgtgttttaacattATTGCTGCAGATGTGATCAGCTCTCTAGAGGTTATTATGAAGCATGCTGGGAGTTGGCCTTGATCTAATTCTTTTTTTAGTgtttaaattatgaaaaaatattaTGTTGAACCCTTAGAATACCTAAATATAATACaatgtatatgaatatatataatacaacTCAAAGTATttaatcaggatcaggaaacgtttattgccattatatgttagacatacaaatTGACTTAGTGCATGACGgaagtgcagcaataagataaaaaataaaataaaagtataataaaatatatgctatgggttagtacgctaaagatatgggttagtaagtaagaagaaataaacataaaattagaaaaagataaagtgcaccagcctcTTCTCAAAATCACAGTATCACCTCTGAAACTTTATTGAAACCATCTTCAGAGGACAAAACTCTTCACTGAAACTCAAGCGCATTGAATTCTAAAATCAGGCCTTattaattttttaaaaagtgctgcAACAGTAAATAATTCAACTAACAACAAAGAAAACCCCTGCAAGCAACACCGTCTGTTCGGTGCTGAGATCCCGGAGGGAAGCACCAccttcagggaggggggggagagacacatGCGACGCGTTGAAGTCCTGAACCTGCATCGAGCAGCTCGAGCTGTGGAGATGTTCCTGACGTCTCTGCTCACTGGAATCTTCGCGATCACTCGGTCGAAGCGCGGCGCCGCCGTGTCGGTCACTCACATGTGAGTTAAATCATCTCACTATTATGAACCTCTCTTTAGTATGGCTGCTGCAGCCAATCCACGTTCATTCTAAGGGAAGACCATGAATGCGTCCGCGTTGTATTTCCCTCGCAGAAAGCAGTGCGTGGAGTCCGAGAAGCTCTTCCACTTCCTCACGGAGCTGGTGGAGCGAGCTCCGTCCCCGGCGGGCCGGCAGGAGGACGCGGGGATGAGCATGTGGCCGATGTTCAGGTAAACAGAGGCGATGACGCGCAGCAGAGCGGCTTCCTCGCACCGTTTGACGCTTTGAAGTTACAATGAAATGTCGCGAGagtaaatgttcattttaagttAAACAAGTTCAAGTGTCCTGGTGAAATATTGAGTAAATCTATATCGGGCTgttatgtttttaattttagaTTCTACCTATATCcgtaaaataaattataa
Protein-coding sequences here:
- the LOC119227995 gene encoding dr1-associated corepressor isoform X1 translates to MSGHKRKYNVRFPPSRIRKIMQKDPEVGRIATAVPVIIFLNLHRAARAVEMFLTSLLTGIFAITRSKRGAAVSVTHIKQCVESEKLFHFLTELVERAPSPAGRQEDAGMSMWPMFRTKRHEISVKKTEAVEMAPRRGLDSRDTDSDESELFICL
- the LOC119227995 gene encoding dr1-associated corepressor isoform X2; the encoded protein is MSGHKRKYNVRFPPSRIRKIMQKDPEVGRIATAVPVIISRAVEMFLTSLLTGIFAITRSKRGAAVSVTHIKQCVESEKLFHFLTELVERAPSPAGRQEDAGMSMWPMFRTKRHEISVKKTEAVEMAPRRGLDSRDTDSDESELFICL